TAGATTGGAAAATAAAGCTGTTTTATATAGAATCAATGACTCTAAAATGGCAAGTTATGATAAATCAAAAGATGAATTAGTAAAAAATGCAGCAATTCAAGTTCAAGAGAGTGATTTAATAAATAATTTATTGAAAAAATTAGAAACTATGTATACAATCAAAACATCAATACAAACAAAGGAGTAACATTGAATAATATTTTAGCAATTGATTTAGGCTCTTCCGCTATTACTACAGTTATTGCAAAACATGATAATGAAAATAATATAAATATTTTAGGAACAGGAATACAAGTAAGTAATGGTATCAATAAAGGTTTAATAATAAATATTGAAGATGCCTCAAAATGTATAAGAGATGCCGTTGATATGGCAAAAAAATCAACAAATGAGCCAATTGATACTACTATTGTTTCAATCTCAGGAGCTTACTCAAAAAGTCATAGAAGTACAGGTTCTGTTAATGTTCCAAATGGACTTATTTCTGAAACAGAGATAAATCAAGTTATGCAAATGGCCCTTTATAATGCGACAATAGTTCCAGATTATGAAGTAGTACATGTTATTCCTATGTTTTTTAAAGTTGATGATAGTGTTGAAGTTGATAATCCACTAAATATGAATGGAACAAGACTTGAAGTTTCAGTAAATATTGTAATGTCAAAAAGAACAGCTCTAACAAATATAAAATCTGCTTTGAAAACTTCTGGAATAGATAATGTAAAATTTGTTTTAGATTCTTATGCTTCAGCTTTGGCCGTTTTAGATGAGCAACAAAAGAAATTTGGAGCAGTTGTTGTAAATTTAGGGTCAACATCAACAGAGTTTGTCTATTTTAAAGGAAATTCAATAGTTTATAATGGATTTATTCCTGTTGGTTCAAATCATATTACAACAGATTTATCTATTATGCTTCATACTCCACCTAGTGCTGCAGAGAATATAAAACTAGAGTATGGTTCTTTAATTAAAAATTATTCAGAAAATAATGAGCTTGAAGATAGAAAAGTAAAAACTCCTAGAATTGGTGATGAAAATAGCACTTCTGAAATAGGACTTGATTCTATTCAAACTATAATTCATGCAAGAGTTGAAGAGATTTTAGTTTTAGTTAAGAAAAAATTGAAAAAAAATGCACTTTTGGATAGTACAGGTTCTGGAATAGTATTAACTGGTGGTATGACTTATCTTGATGGAATAAAAGATTTAACGAGAAAGGTTTTTGAAGGAATTCCTATTAGTATTTCAGCACCAAAACCAATCTTAAATAGTTTTGATGTAAATTTTGATGAGGCCTATATGGCTACTATTGTTGGTCTTTTAGAGTACTCTTTAGGAAAAAATAGAAGCTATCAATTAGATTCTAGTAAAAAGCTTGTAAGACCTCTTCAAAAAGAGAGAGCTATTGATATGATAAATATGCAAAATATGCAAAATAAAATAGCAGAACCAAAAGCAGACTCTTACTCTATAAAAGATAGTGGAGGAATGGATTTGACTCATCTTGTAAAAGAGAAGAAAAAAGAGGGGCTTGGAAAATTATTTAAAAAAGTAACGGAGTGGTTTTAATGGAAAATAGTAACTTATTCGGAACAGCTGAAATTAAAGTAACAGAGCAGATGCCAACAAGAGTTTTATCAAACAATCAACCAAAAATTGCAGTAATTGGAGTTGGTGGAGGTGGTTGTAATATGGTAAACCATATGATAGAAGAGGGGGCTCATAAGATAGATTTAATTGTAGCAAATACAGACCTTCAGTCTCTTCACTCTTCTAAAGCACCTAAAAAAATAGAGTTAGGACCAAAATTAACAAAAGGTTTTGGTGCTGGAATGAATCCTGAAGTTGGAAGAGATTCAGCTATTGAGAGTTATGAAGAGATTAAAACTGTTCTAGAAGGAACAGAGATTGTTTTTGTGGCTTCTGGATTAGGTGGAGGAACAGGAACAGGAGCAGCCGCAATTATTGCAAAAGCTGCGAAAGATGTTGGAGCTTTAACTGTTTCAGTTGTTACAAAACCTTTTGCTTGGGAAGGTAAAAAAAGAGCAGGTTTGGCAAATTTAGGACTTGAAGAGCTTAAAAAAGTAAGTGATTCTTTAATTGTTATTCCAAATGAGAAATTAAATGAGATTGTTGATGTTGGTTTAACTTTTAAAAACTCATTTAAAATAGTTGATAATGTTTTATATCAAGCAGTAATTGGAATGAGTGAAGTTATTTTAAATCCTGGACATTCAGATATTAATACAGACTTTGCAGATGTTAAAACTATTATGAAGCATAAAGGTATTGCTTTAATGGGAATTGGAAAAGGAAAAGGAGAAAATTCTGTTCAAGATGCACTTGATAATGCAATTAACTCTCCTTTATTAGATAAAGTTCCTCTTGAAGGTGCTAAAGGAATATTAATTCACTTTAGTATGAGTCCAAATATTACACTTTTTGCAATTTCAAGTGTTATGAGTACAATTCATGATAAGTTAGATCAAAATGCAGATATTATTTTTGGAACAACTACTGATAAAACTTTAGAAAATGATGAGATTAAAGTAACTATTATTGCTACTGGATTTGATTCAAAAAATGAAGATAGAGATCAATTAGAAGGAAATGGTGAAGAGAATGAACAAAAGTCAGTTCCTGTTGATAGTGAAAACTATTTAGATACACCACCTCTTATGAGAGATTATAAAATTCAATATATCTTAAAGTAGATATAAAAAGGTTTTAAAACCTTTTTATATTTGAAAATCTATCTCTTTAGATTTTTTCTCTTTATCTTCCCACTCAAAAATAAAACACATTGCTAGTTTATCTCTTTTAAGTAGGAATTTTCCTGTAAAATAACCAGATACAAAAATAGAGATTATTGCTAAAAATGAACTAAATACTAAAGTAGAAAGTCCACTTAATCCTTGACCAACAGTACATCCAATCGCCATAATTCCACCAACTCCCATCATAGCACCACCAATCATATTATATTTTACTTTATTGATATTTTTATTTGCCGTACATCCAAAACTATATTTTTTATTAAATAAAGTTGAGATAAAAGTTCCAATTATTGCTCCAATAACTAGACAAACACCAAAGCTAAACTCATTTACTTGATAGTATGTAAATAGTTCTAAAGTTTTTGCACTAGGGTATACAAAACTAATAGCCTGAATTGGTATCTCTTTTTCCATACTTTCTGAACCAATATATCCAGTAATAAACCAAGAAGCACCTATTAAAAGTCCAATTATAGCACCATCATAGAGAGTAAAAACTCTTTTTAAATTTTTTGTAAACATGTACAAAAGTATAAATAAAATAGTTAAAACAAGATAGATATTTAATTGGAAATTATCTATTATTTTAGAGGCTTCTATTAAAGTAGGATTGTTTATAAAAGGATTTACAATTTCGAATAAAATACCTTTAGTTGTAGCATATGCAAAAATTGCTATAAAAAGTAGAGTAATTAAAGCATTTGAATCACCTTGAGCAAATTTTACTATACTTCTACTACTACATCCATCCGCTATCATCATTCCAGCACCAAATAAAGCTCCACCAATTATTATTGCAATATAATTAATATCTTTTTTAAAATATGCACTTTGAGTTAAATCTAATTCAAAAATATTTGATATAACTTGAGTTGATATAATAGCAACAATCATTGCCATAATTACACTAGAAGCTCTTTTTGTAGATTTTATTTGTAAAAAATCTTTTATACTTCCACTAAAGCAAAACTGTTTTTGTTGAGCGATAAACCCAAAAACAACTCCTAAAGCTAGACCTAGAATATTTACCAAATAATAAGTTTCTAATTCAAACATAACTATATTTCATCCTCATCTTCTCTCATATCTTCAAGATCAAGTAAGATATTATTTGCCTCTTCTTCACTTAATAAATTTTTATCTATTTGATTTAGTGCTTCATTATAAAATTTTTTTACATCTTGCATATATTCTAACTCTATTTTTAGATTTTTATTGTTGCTATTTTCTTCTAAGAGTTTTTCTATTGCAACTATCTCTTCTTCTACTTCTATTAGAACATCTGTTTTTAAAAGTGTTTCAAGCTCTTTTATTTTACTCAAAATATATCCTTTATTAAAATTTTAGTTATTATATTAAAAATTACTTTTAATTATTAAAATAATAAATTAAATCTATTATTTTTTAGACAATTATGTCACTAAAAGGCTTTTTTATTTTAGTTTAGATAAACTTTAAACTTAAAAATTTGGAGAACTTGGAAAATATTTTGAAAATAGAGACAAAAATAGAGAAATTTAATGAACCTTTATATCTTGAGAGTGGAAGGCTTCTTGAAGAGTTTGAGATAATCTATGAAACTTATGGGACATTAAATGAAGATAAATCAAATGTAATTATTATTTGCCATGCACTTTCAGGAAGTCATCATGCAGCAGGTCGTTATGAAAATGAAGCAAAAGCAGGTTGGTGGGATAAGTTTATTGGAGATGGAAAAGCAATAGATACTAAAAAATATTTTGTAATCTGTTCAAATAATATTGGAAGCTCTTATGGTTCAACAAGTCCACTTAGTATTAATCCTTCAACAAAAAAAGAGTATAGATTAAAATTTCCAGTTTTAACAATATCTGATATTGTAAATGCACAAATGAAGCTTTATAAAAAGTTAGGAATTACAAATGCTCTTGCAGTAATTGGTGGAAGTATGGGTGGAATGCAAGCTCTTTGTTATGCAATAGAGCAACCAACTTTTGCAAAACATTATATTGCAATGGCATGTACAGCTTATACAAGACCTTGGGTAATAGCCCTAAATAAAATAGGAATAGAAGCAATTAGACATGACAAAGCTTTTAAAAATGGTGAGTATGATAAAGAGGATTTAAAAGTATCTGGTTTAGTTGGGCTTGCTGTTGGACGAATGGCTGGATTAATTGCTTATTTAACTCCAGCACTATTTAATAGAAAATTTGCAAGAGATTATGTAGATACAGATGGACTTTATGAACTTTTTGGAAGATTTGAGATAGAAAAATATCTTGAACATAATTCGTATAGCTTTCCAAAGTTCTTTGATCCTTTATCATATTTATATATTTGTAAAACAATAAATATTTTTGATGCAGGAAGAAACAAAGATAAATTAGAAGACTCTTTTATGAAAATAGAGGGGAAACTTCACTTAATATCTTTTGCTGATGATATGTTATTTTTTCCACAAGAGATGGAAGAGATACGAGATATTATGGTAAAAATAGGGAAAAAAGAGCAAGTTACATATTTACAAGTAAATAGTTCTAATGGTCATGACTCATTTTTCGTTGAAGTTGATAAGTTTGAAGAGCATGTAAAAGAGATTTTAAAGGATTAAAATGCAAGATAATGAAAATATAAATTTTGAAGAAAAAATAGTAAAAGCAAAAGAGATTTTGGAAGAACTAACTAAAAGTGATATTACCTTAAGTGATTCACTAAAATTGTATAATGAGGGCTTAAAAGAGCTAGAAGTTGCACAAAAATTACTTGAAGAAGCAAAATTAATTTTTACTACACAAAATAGGTCTTAGTTTCTCATTTTTTTTTAATTTCTGATATTATTAATTCTACAAATAAAAATAATAATTTTTTGTAATAATAAAGGTGGAAATATGATAGAGTTTAATGAATATTTTAATAGGCAAATAAATCTTTGGGGGGAAGAGATTCAAAAATCTCTTCAAAATAAAAAAGTTGCAATAATTGGAAGTGGTGGGCTTGGAAGTAGTTTAGGCTTTGCTTTAGGAGCTAGTGGAATTGGAGAGTTTGCTTTAATAGATTTCGATACAGTTAGTATTAGTAATATACATAGACAAATAGCTTTTAAAGTTGCCGATGAAGGAAAATATAAATCAGTTGTTTTAAAAGAGTTAATTGAGAGTCGTTGTCCTTTTACAAAAGCCACAGCTTATGTTGAAAGTTTTGATGATTTTATAAAAAGAGATTTGAAATTTGATTTAGTAATTGATGCAACAGATAATCTTCCTACAAGAGCAGCTATAAATAGCTGGTGTCAAAAAAATAATCAAATTTGGTTATATGGAAGTGTTGAAGAGTTTCATGGACAAGTTTGCTTATTTGAAAAAGCTTCTTATGAAACAGTTTTTCAAATAACAAATAGAAAACCAAATGGAATAGCTTGTCCAATTGTTATGAATATAGCTTCTTTACAAGCTAATTTTGCTATTCGATATTTGGCAGGATTAGAGGTTCAAAAAGATATTTTACACTATTTATTTTTTGATAAAGATGGTGTTTTAGGTATAAAAAAATTTAATTTACCTAAATAATGATTGAATTACAAACTTTAATAATATTTTTTTTTAGTTCTACTTTACTTGCCATAATTCCAGGACCAGATAATATATATCTATTATCAAACTCTTTTTATTTTGGCAAAAAAGCTGGATTCTCTTTGATTCTTGGATTATGTAGTGGTTTGATTTTTCATACTCTTTTAGTTATTTTTGGTGTTGCACTATTTATTCAATCTTCACAAACAGCTTTTTTTATTTTAAAAACTATTGGAGCAATTTATTTATTTTATTTAGCATTTCAAATATATAAAGCTCCTATTTTTAATCAAATTGAACAAAAATCAATAAAAATAAATTATAAAAAGCTTTATTTAAAAGGGCTTTTTATGAATGTAACAAATCCAAAAGTAACACTTTTTTTTCTTGCCTTCTTACCACAATTTGTATCCAAAAATTCGATAAATCAGAATTTAGAAATGTTGATTTTGGCATTTTTATTTTTGGTTTCAACAATTTTGGTTTTTAGCTCTATTGTACTTTTTGCATCATTTTTATCAAAAAGATTAAAATCAACTCAAAAGTTTCAAACAGTTTTAAATAAATTTGTAGCAGTTATTTTTTTGCTAATTGCTATTAAATTATTCTTTAGTGTATGATTTATATAACAAAAAATTAAGTACTTTTTAGATAAACTTGCCAAATTTTTAAATCAGCGAAAGGAAAGTTATGCCAAAAAGAGAAGATATAAAAAACATTTTGTTAATTGGTTCAGGACCAATTGTAATAGGGCAGGCGTGCGAGTTTGACTACTCAGGAACTCAAGCAACAAAAACTTTAAAAGAGCTAGGATATAGAGTTGTATTAGTAAACTCAAATCCAGCAACTATCATGACAGATCCAGAATTTGCTGATAAAACTTATATTGAACCAATCACGGAAGAGGTTGTTTTAAATATAATAAAAAAAGAGAATATTGATGCAATTTTACCAACTATGGGTGGGCAAACTGCATTAAATGTTGCAACTTCAATGTATTCAAAAGGGCTTTTAGAGGGAATTAAATTTTTAGGAGTTCATCCAGAATCTATTAAAAAAGGTGAAGATAGACATCTTTTTACTGAGTCTATGAAAAAAATTGGTCTTGATCTACCAAGAAGTGAAAATGCTTATAATCTTGAAGAGGCTTTAAAAGTGGCTAAAGAGATAGGTTTTCCAGTAATTAGCCGAGCTTCATTTACCCTTGCAGGTGCTGGAAGTGGGGTTGCTTATAATATGGAAGAGTTTAAAGCTTTAGCTCAAGCTGGACTTGATGCTTCTCCAATTAATGAAATTGAGATTTTAGAGTCTGTTTTAGGTTGGAAAGAGTATGAAATGGAGATTATTAGAGATACAAATGATAATTGTATAGTTGTTTGTTCTATTGAAAATCTTGACCCTATGGGAGTTCATACAGGAGATAGTATTACTATTGCTCCTGCTCTTACACTTACAGATAAAGAGTATGCAAAAATGAGAGAAGCTTCTTTTGCAATTTTGCGAGAAGTTGGAGTAAATAGTGGTGGATCAAATGTTCAGTTTGCTATGTGTCCAAATACTGGAAGAATGCTAGTTATTGAAATGAATCCAAGAGTTAGTAGAAGTTCAGCACTTGCTTCAAAAGCAACAGGATATCCAATAGCAAAAGTTTCTACTCTTTTAGCAGTTGGATTTACTTTAGATGAAATTACAAATGATATGACAGGAACACTAGCTAGTTTTGAACCAGCAGTTGATTATATTGTTTCAAAAGTTCCAAGATTTACATTTGAAAAATTTCCAAAAGCAAACTCAACTTTAACAACTTCTATGAAATCTGTTGGTGAAGTTATGTCTATAGGAAGAAATTTTAATGAGTGTATTCAAAAAGCTTATTGTTCATTAGAGACTGGAATTTGTGGTTTTGATAGTATTACAACAGATTTAGAATTAATTAAAAAAGAGATTAGAAGACCAAATGATAAAAGACTTCAATACTTAATGGATGGTATGAGACAAGGTCTTACAAATGAAGATATATTTGAACTATCAAAAATAGATCCTTGGTTTTTAGCTAAATTTAGAGAGATGTATGAACTAGAACTTGCTATGACGCCAGCAATATTAAAGGATGAAGAACTTTTAAGAAAAGTTAAGTCAAATGGATTTAGTGATAAATTTATTGCAAATATTATAGGAAAAACAGAAGAAGATGTATATACTGCTAGAAAAGCTTTAGATATAGATTTTGAATACAATGAAGTTGATACTTGTGCAGGAGAGTTTAAAGCTTTAAATCAATATCTATATTCAACTACAAATGTTTCAAAACTTCCAAAAGTGCAAACTCCTAAATCAAATGATAAAAAAGTTATGATAATTGGTGGTGGACCAAATAGAATTGGTCAAGGAATAGAGTTTGACTATTGTTGTGTACATGCAAGTTTTGCACTAGCAGAAATGGGTGTAAAAACAATTATGTATAATTGTAATCCTGAAACTGTAAGTACAGATTATGATACTTCAGATGTTTTATATTTTGAACCAATAGATTTTGAACATGTTAGAAGTGTAGTTGAAAAAGAGCAACCAGATGGTGTAATTGTACATTTTGGTGGACAAACTCCATTAAAATTAGCACAAGTTTTAACAAAAGCTGGAGCAAAAATTATTGGAACAACAGCAGATGTAATTGATCTTGCTGAAGATAGAAAAAAATTCTCTGCATTTGTTGAAAAAATTGGACTTTTACAACCAGAAAATGGAACAGCAGTAGAACTTATTGAAGCTATAAAAATAGCTGAAAGAATAGGGTATCCAGTTTTAGTACGTCCTTCTTTTGTTCTTGGTGGAAGAGGAATGAAAATTGTTTATTCAACTGAAGAGTTAAAAAAATATATGGATGAAGCAGTTTCAGTTTCAAATGATGCACCAGTTTTAATAGATAAGTTTTTAGATAGAGCAATTGAACTTGATGTTGATTGTATAAGTGATGGAAAAGAGGCTTATATTGGTGGAATTATGCAACATATTGAAGAAGCAGGTATTCACTCAGGAGATAGTGCTTGTTCATTACCTCCAATAAGTATTGAAGATAAGTTTATAAAAGAGCTTGAAAC
The Aliarcobacter faecis genome window above contains:
- the ftsA gene encoding cell division protein FtsA, with the protein product MNNILAIDLGSSAITTVIAKHDNENNINILGTGIQVSNGINKGLIINIEDASKCIRDAVDMAKKSTNEPIDTTIVSISGAYSKSHRSTGSVNVPNGLISETEINQVMQMALYNATIVPDYEVVHVIPMFFKVDDSVEVDNPLNMNGTRLEVSVNIVMSKRTALTNIKSALKTSGIDNVKFVLDSYASALAVLDEQQKKFGAVVVNLGSTSTEFVYFKGNSIVYNGFIPVGSNHITTDLSIMLHTPPSAAENIKLEYGSLIKNYSENNELEDRKVKTPRIGDENSTSEIGLDSIQTIIHARVEEILVLVKKKLKKNALLDSTGSGIVLTGGMTYLDGIKDLTRKVFEGIPISISAPKPILNSFDVNFDEAYMATIVGLLEYSLGKNRSYQLDSSKKLVRPLQKERAIDMINMQNMQNKIAEPKADSYSIKDSGGMDLTHLVKEKKKEGLGKLFKKVTEWF
- the carB gene encoding carbamoyl-phosphate synthase large subunit, with the protein product MPKREDIKNILLIGSGPIVIGQACEFDYSGTQATKTLKELGYRVVLVNSNPATIMTDPEFADKTYIEPITEEVVLNIIKKENIDAILPTMGGQTALNVATSMYSKGLLEGIKFLGVHPESIKKGEDRHLFTESMKKIGLDLPRSENAYNLEEALKVAKEIGFPVISRASFTLAGAGSGVAYNMEEFKALAQAGLDASPINEIEILESVLGWKEYEMEIIRDTNDNCIVVCSIENLDPMGVHTGDSITIAPALTLTDKEYAKMREASFAILREVGVNSGGSNVQFAMCPNTGRMLVIEMNPRVSRSSALASKATGYPIAKVSTLLAVGFTLDEITNDMTGTLASFEPAVDYIVSKVPRFTFEKFPKANSTLTTSMKSVGEVMSIGRNFNECIQKAYCSLETGICGFDSITTDLELIKKEIRRPNDKRLQYLMDGMRQGLTNEDIFELSKIDPWFLAKFREMYELELAMTPAILKDEELLRKVKSNGFSDKFIANIIGKTEEDVYTARKALDIDFEYNEVDTCAGEFKALNQYLYSTTNVSKLPKVQTPKSNDKKVMIIGGGPNRIGQGIEFDYCCVHASFALAEMGVKTIMYNCNPETVSTDYDTSDVLYFEPIDFEHVRSVVEKEQPDGVIVHFGGQTPLKLAQVLTKAGAKIIGTTADVIDLAEDRKKFSAFVEKIGLLQPENGTAVELIEAIKIAERIGYPVLVRPSFVLGGRGMKIVYSTEELKKYMDEAVSVSNDAPVLIDKFLDRAIELDVDCISDGKEAYIGGIMQHIEEAGIHSGDSACSLPPISIEDKFIKELETKTKEMALGLGVVGLMNVQYAIHKGQIYLIEVNPRASRTVPFVSKATGIPLAKVATRVMWGHSLRDALKVYDRDIVYEDNGVLKPKLKNHVAVKESVFPFNKLTGADLLLSPEMKSTGEVMGIASNFAMAFAKSQNAAKNSLPKAGKVFISLCDLDKPFASSIAKSLVESGFSIVATGGTEKIISEAGIACEKVLKVSEGRPNITDLLTNGDIAMAINTSGEQESSKDDGKDIRRAVLRMSIPYFTTVAAAFAATDAIKELKTSDVSTPKSIQEYLNY
- the metX gene encoding homoserine O-acetyltransferase MetX, which codes for MKIETKIEKFNEPLYLESGRLLEEFEIIYETYGTLNEDKSNVIIICHALSGSHHAAGRYENEAKAGWWDKFIGDGKAIDTKKYFVICSNNIGSSYGSTSPLSINPSTKKEYRLKFPVLTISDIVNAQMKLYKKLGITNALAVIGGSMGGMQALCYAIEQPTFAKHYIAMACTAYTRPWVIALNKIGIEAIRHDKAFKNGEYDKEDLKVSGLVGLAVGRMAGLIAYLTPALFNRKFARDYVDTDGLYELFGRFEIEKYLEHNSYSFPKFFDPLSYLYICKTINIFDAGRNKDKLEDSFMKIEGKLHLISFADDMLFFPQEMEEIRDIMVKIGKKEQVTYLQVNSSNGHDSFFVEVDKFEEHVKEILKD
- the ftsZ gene encoding cell division protein FtsZ — protein: MPTRVLSNNQPKIAVIGVGGGGCNMVNHMIEEGAHKIDLIVANTDLQSLHSSKAPKKIELGPKLTKGFGAGMNPEVGRDSAIESYEEIKTVLEGTEIVFVASGLGGGTGTGAAAIIAKAAKDVGALTVSVVTKPFAWEGKKRAGLANLGLEELKKVSDSLIVIPNEKLNEIVDVGLTFKNSFKIVDNVLYQAVIGMSEVILNPGHSDINTDFADVKTIMKHKGIALMGIGKGKGENSVQDALDNAINSPLLDKVPLEGAKGILIHFSMSPNITLFAISSVMSTIHDKLDQNADIIFGTTTDKTLENDEIKVTIIATGFDSKNEDRDQLEGNGEENEQKSVPVDSENYLDTPPLMRDYKIQYILK
- the xseB gene encoding exodeoxyribonuclease VII small subunit, with product MQDNENINFEEKIVKAKEILEELTKSDITLSDSLKLYNEGLKELEVAQKLLEEAKLIFTTQNRS
- a CDS encoding YeeE/YedE family protein — its product is MFELETYYLVNILGLALGVVFGFIAQQKQFCFSGSIKDFLQIKSTKRASSVIMAMIVAIISTQVISNIFELDLTQSAYFKKDINYIAIIIGGALFGAGMMIADGCSSRSIVKFAQGDSNALITLLFIAIFAYATTKGILFEIVNPFINNPTLIEASKIIDNFQLNIYLVLTILFILLYMFTKNLKRVFTLYDGAIIGLLIGASWFITGYIGSESMEKEIPIQAISFVYPSAKTLELFTYYQVNEFSFGVCLVIGAIIGTFISTLFNKKYSFGCTANKNINKVKYNMIGGAMMGVGGIMAIGCTVGQGLSGLSTLVFSSFLAIISIFVSGYFTGKFLLKRDKLAMCFIFEWEDKEKKSKEIDFQI
- a CDS encoding HesA/MoeB/ThiF family protein — its product is MIEFNEYFNRQINLWGEEIQKSLQNKKVAIIGSGGLGSSLGFALGASGIGEFALIDFDTVSISNIHRQIAFKVADEGKYKSVVLKELIESRCPFTKATAYVESFDDFIKRDLKFDLVIDATDNLPTRAAINSWCQKNNQIWLYGSVEEFHGQVCLFEKASYETVFQITNRKPNGIACPIVMNIASLQANFAIRYLAGLEVQKDILHYLFFDKDGVLGIKKFNLPK
- a CDS encoding LysE family translocator translates to MIELQTLIIFFFSSTLLAIIPGPDNIYLLSNSFYFGKKAGFSLILGLCSGLIFHTLLVIFGVALFIQSSQTAFFILKTIGAIYLFYLAFQIYKAPIFNQIEQKSIKINYKKLYLKGLFMNVTNPKVTLFFLAFLPQFVSKNSINQNLEMLILAFLFLVSTILVFSSIVLFASFLSKRLKSTQKFQTVLNKFVAVIFLLIAIKLFFSV